The following is a genomic window from Candidatus Nezhaarchaeota archaeon.
ACTTATTAGCTTTCAAGCATTCTTAGTACGGTGGCTCTATGGTGAAAATTGAAGTGGTGAGCATAGACTTCCCGAGGGACTGTAACGTCGTCCTCGGGACGTCGCACTTCATAAAGACCGTTGAGGACGTCTACGAGGCCATGGTAAACTCTGTACCAGGGATAAAGTTCGGCCTAGCCTTCTGCGAAGCTAGCGGTGAGCGGCTAGTTAGAGTTGAGGGCACTGATGAGGAGCTTAAGAGGGTCGCCGCCGAGAACATGCTTAAGCTTGGCTGCGGCCACTCGTTCATGGTAGTCATGCGCGGGGCTTATCCAATAAACGTGCTCAACGCCATAAAATCCATCCCAGAGGTGTGCACAATACACGCTGCCACAGCCAACCCTCTACAGGTAGTTGTCGCGGAAACAGAGCAGGGCAGAGGGATACTCGGCGTAATAGATGGGTTCAAGCCCAGGGGCGTTGAGGACGAAAAGGGGGTCGAGTGGCGCAGAGGCCTACTAAGGAAACTTGGGTACAAGAAGTAGGAGCCTCAGAGAAGAGCTGGCAGGCTGACAAGGCTGGCTAGCGTCAGGCGCCTAGAGCTTAAGCCTCCAGCTCTTCTTTTTCACAGGGCCCGGTCCCTCCCTCAACACTTAGCCCTCTCAAGCATGGCCCTCTACCTTCTAAGCTCGCATCAAGGCTCGCG
Proteins encoded in this region:
- a CDS encoding adenosine-specific kinase produces the protein MVKIEVVSIDFPRDCNVVLGTSHFIKTVEDVYEAMVNSVPGIKFGLAFCEASGERLVRVEGTDEELKRVAAENMLKLGCGHSFMVVMRGAYPINVLNAIKSIPEVCTIHAATANPLQVVVAETEQGRGILGVIDGFKPRGVEDEKGVEWRRGLLRKLGYKK